From the genome of Populus alba chromosome 10, ASM523922v2, whole genome shotgun sequence, one region includes:
- the LOC118044489 gene encoding signal peptidase complex subunit 1 has translation MDWQGQKQAELWMQILLLVFAAAALATGYIIGSFRMMMLIYAGGVVFTTLVTVPNWPFFNRHPLKWLDPSEAEKHPKPQKAVVSKTRRNRPRSRLVLLNLTGFLV, from the coding sequence ATGGATTGGCAAGGACAGAAACAAGCGGAGCTATGGATGCAGATACTGCTGTTAGTTTTCGCGGCGGCGGCTTTAGCTACAGGTTATATAATAGGATCGTTTCGAATGATGATGCTAATTTACGCCGGTGGAGTGGTTTTCACCACACTGGTTActgtccctaattggcccttctTCAATCGCCATCCTCTCAAGTGGTTGGACCCAAGCGAAGCTGAGAAGCACCCTAAGCCACAGAAGGCTGTGGTTTCCAAGACAAGAAGAAATCGTCCAAGAAGTAGGTtggttttgttaaatttgaCTGGTTTTTTAGTCTAA